The Chitiniphilus purpureus sequence GCTGAACGTGGCGCCGCTTCAGCAATCGCACCGTCATTTCCCCACGCCCTCTTCGTCGCCCTGCCGTTGCACCGCAGCATCGGCCGGCCTTTGCCTGATCATACGCTGACGGCGGGCCCCCTTGTTTTTACAAGCATTTTTACCCCTGGTCACCTGACTTGGCCCTGCCGCATCGACCTGGACGCCATGGACGAAGCTGGCCGCTGTCCTGAGCCAGGACGGGCGTTCGCGCCCTGTCTGGCTGCTCGATGTCCTGTCGCGCGGTGGGTGACGGCAATTGCTGGTTTGCGAGCGGTGGCAGTGATACGTCACCGCGACTGCCCGGGCAGCAAGGCGCCAGGCTCGCCTGTCGGCCTTGCCGACATGGCCGTCCATATATGACATTCGGCATGTCTATCGACCGATGCGCTGCGACGATCGGTAGCCATATCCAGTCTCGCTGCTGCGCCAGGTAGAGGCGGGTGCAGGTGATCCGCCCCTTGGCTGGTGCCTTTCCCGGGGCCTTTGGATGGGGCGGCTGCAGGTGGCAGTGCTATGCCAGCAGCCGACGCAGCGGGGTGGGTATCCCTGCGCTCAGTGCCTCGGCCCGGGTGAACCAGCGTAAGCGGTCCGTATCACGCAGCGGCCCGATGCCGACGGCCCGTGCCGGCAGTGGGGTCACGGTCAGCCGGAAATGGGTGAACACATGCACGAAGTCAGGCAGTGCCGGTTCTGTCTGCAACGTCAGGCCAAGCTGGGCCAGGGCAGTGGTCTCGGCGGTAAGCGTACTGTCGACTTCCGGCAGGCACCACAGGCCGCCCCAGATGCCGGTGGGCGCGCGCCGTTCCAGCAGCAGCCGATGCTCCGCGTCGCGGATCAACAGCATCACGGTATGGCGCTGCGGCAGCGGCTTTCTTGGCTTGGGCGTTGGCAGCTCGTGCTGGCGCCCGGTCAGGCGCGCGACGCAGTCCTCGGCCACCGGGCATGCCAGGCACGCCGGCTTGCGTGGAGTGCAGACGGTGGCCCCGAGATCCATCTGGGCCTGGGTGTAGGCCGGCATATCCTCGGCGTTTGCGGGCAGCAGCGTCTGCGCCAGCTGCCACAGACGGGACTCGATGGCCTTTTCGCCGGTAAAGCCATCGATGCCTGCCCAGCGTGCCAATACGCGCTTGACATTGCCATCCAGGATGGGTGAGCGCACCGAGAACGAGAATGCGGCGATCGCTGCCGCGGTGGAACGCCCGATGCCGGGCAGTTCGGCAAGCAGTGCCGGGTCGGCTGGAAAGGCGCCACCGAACCGCTCCATGACCATGACCGCCGCCGCGTGCAGGTTGCGGGCGCGGCTGTAATAACCCAGCCCGCTCCACAGCGCCAGCACGTCGTCCAGCGGCGCCGACGCCAATGCTGCCACATCGGGGAACCGTGCCAGGAACCGGGCGTAGTAGGGGATGACAGTGGTGACCTGCGTCTGCTGCAGCATGATCTCGGACAGCCAGACCCGGTATGGGTCGTGCACCTGCCAGGGCAGGTCGTGGCGGCCATGCGTGGCATGCCAGGCCAGCAGGCGTTCGGCGAAGTTCATCGGCGCTTGTCCGTCGACGGTGGTGTGGGCTCGGCCGTCAGCTGTTCGCGCAGTGTGCTGTAGTCCACCCGGTATTCCGGCGATGCCAGGACTCCGCTCAGGTGGATGGGCACCGACACGCCGGCGAGGTCGCGCAGCTCGGGTACGCGCGGATTGGCGCTGGCGTGCAGCGTATAGTCGATCCGGCCGTCGCCCAGGTCGATCTGGCCCCGGCCCTTGAGCTGCAGCAGGCTGGTGCCCACGTACAGGTCCTCATTGCTGGCAAGGCCGTCCTTGATCGCTAGGCTGGCGCGCAGTTCGGAGAACGGGGTGCTTGCGTGCAGATCGGCCGGTTTGATCTGCTCGCCGCTCATGCGCTTGAGCTGCCGGTTCACGGTGCGCAGCAGTGCTTCAAGATCGATGCCGCGCACCGCGCCGCGTGCCAGCGACATATGCGCCCGGCCGGTGGCAGAGTGGCGGATTTCGGAAAGACGCGCGCCACTGGCGGAGATATCCAGATCCAGCTGGCCTCGTCCGTCGAAACGCTCGATCGCCAGCAGATCGCGCAGCAGCGGGTTGATGTTGACGCCCGACAGGAGCTGGCGCACATGGTAGCGTGGCACCTTGCCGGTGGTGTCGATGGCGAGCTGGCCGGCCAGCCTGCCGCCGTAGATATGGGCTGTGAACGGGTCGAGCTGCACCTTGCCATCCTGGGCCTTGAATTCGAGTGCAATGTTCTGCAGGCGCAGGTTCTTCACCACGAATTCGCCGATGCGCAATTGCCCGTCGGCATCCAGCCGCTCCAGCCAGCCGAATTCCAGCGGCGTTTCGGTATCGACCGCCTTGGCCCCTTCGGCCACCGCGGGCAGATAGGGTGTCAGGTCCAGCCGTGCCAGGTCCAGGTCGACCCGGTACTTGGGGTAGACGAAGTCACGCACCGCGAAGCGGGTGGCGAACTGCGCGCCATCGAGCGTGCCGCGGTTGATCAGGCTGATGCGTTCCTGCTCCAGGTCCATTTCCGCATCGCCGCTCAGCTCGAACGGAATGGCGCCGCGCGGCAGGCCCTTGTTGCCATAGTTGCCGGTCAGGCGATACGCCGGCAGCCGGGCCAGCGTGCCGTGGTGCAGTTCGAGCGGGCTGACGAAATTGAGGGTGAAGCGCTGCTCGGGTGAGGTGACCTTCACGCCCAGCCGGGCATGGTCGGCCCGCAACGAACCACGGCGGGTCCCTGCAAGCGCCGGCATGTTCAATTCGGCGGTGAGGCGGTTTTGCGGACTGCGGATGTCAAGCGTGAGCCGCAGGTCGTTGAGTCGGGCCACGCCGTCGCGAAAGTCGAAACGTGGCGCGTCCAGCCGCCATTGCCAAGCCTGGCGCGCGCGCGCGCCGACTGCCTCCATGCTGAGCGAACCGCCGTTCAGCCGCAGCGGCTCCCAGCCGTAGATCAGCTCGCCGGTGGCCTTGAGCCGTGTATTGAGCAACGCCAGCGCCGGCGCGCTCTTGCCCTGCTGGTTCATCTCCAGCGCCAGCTCAGCCACATAGAGCCGCCGTTCCGCAGGCACGTAGCGCAGCGCCGCGCCGCCTTCGGCGTGGGCACGCCATTGCGGCTGCCTTGCCCGGTAGAGCGTGACATCGCCGCTGAACGCAAGCCGGCCGGCAATGGGGTCGGCCGGTTGATCCACTTCCACCGTCAGGCCGGACAGGCGCAACGCTTCGGGCATGCTGCGGTCGGTGTAGTCGACGGTGGCGTCGCGAAAGTGCAGCTGCTGCAGGTCGAAGCGCAGCTTTGCCTGACTGCCGCGATCGGCCAGCAGGTCATCGAAGTTGTAGCGCCCGTCGCTGTAGCGCCGTATCGCCAGCTGCGGACGGTCCACCTCAAGCTCGGTCACAGCGACGGTGCCGTGGCGCAGCCAGGTCCAGGCCGACAGGCCGATCCGCAGCCTACGGGCCTTGGCGAACGGCGTATTCGCATCGGTCTCCGATAACG is a genomic window containing:
- the mutY gene encoding A/G-specific adenine glycosylase, which produces MNFAERLLAWHATHGRHDLPWQVHDPYRVWLSEIMLQQTQVTTVIPYYARFLARFPDVAALASAPLDDVLALWSGLGYYSRARNLHAAAVMVMERFGGAFPADPALLAELPGIGRSTAAAIAAFSFSVRSPILDGNVKRVLARWAGIDGFTGEKAIESRLWQLAQTLLPANAEDMPAYTQAQMDLGATVCTPRKPACLACPVAEDCVARLTGRQHELPTPKPRKPLPQRHTVMLLIRDAEHRLLLERRAPTGIWGGLWCLPEVDSTLTAETTALAQLGLTLQTEPALPDFVHVFTHFRLTVTPLPARAVGIGPLRDTDRLRWFTRAEALSAGIPTPLRRLLA
- a CDS encoding AsmA family protein: MDLRHSRPFRIVLLLAFILALLLSAGPYLFDVEYVRNELRALVLRETGRLLTIRGDTHVVLLPSPALIARDVALSETDANTPFAKARRLRIGLSAWTWLRHGTVAVTELEVDRPQLAIRRYSDGRYNFDDLLADRGSQAKLRFDLQQLHFRDATVDYTDRSMPEALRLSGLTVEVDQPADPIAGRLAFSGDVTLYRARQPQWRAHAEGGAALRYVPAERRLYVAELALEMNQQGKSAPALALLNTRLKATGELIYGWEPLRLNGGSLSMEAVGARARQAWQWRLDAPRFDFRDGVARLNDLRLTLDIRSPQNRLTAELNMPALAGTRRGSLRADHARLGVKVTSPEQRFTLNFVSPLELHHGTLARLPAYRLTGNYGNKGLPRGAIPFELSGDAEMDLEQERISLINRGTLDGAQFATRFAVRDFVYPKYRVDLDLARLDLTPYLPAVAEGAKAVDTETPLEFGWLERLDADGQLRIGEFVVKNLRLQNIALEFKAQDGKVQLDPFTAHIYGGRLAGQLAIDTTGKVPRYHVRQLLSGVNINPLLRDLLAIERFDGRGQLDLDISASGARLSEIRHSATGRAHMSLARGAVRGIDLEALLRTVNRQLKRMSGEQIKPADLHASTPFSELRASLAIKDGLASNEDLYVGTSLLQLKGRGQIDLGDGRIDYTLHASANPRVPELRDLAGVSVPIHLSGVLASPEYRVDYSTLREQLTAEPTPPSTDKRR